The Polynucleobacter sp. VK25 genome segment AATTAGCCATCTCTTCGCCGGTAACCCACTGGTTAGTGGTAAATAAGCGAACTGGCAAACCCTTCTGGTCTAAAGAAATGCCAATAAGATGATGAAAGATATTTGCATCACGTTTAATTACATGAAAATGGCCATGCTCACCATTAGGCATTTCATTTACAGAATGCGCATGGTAGTAGAACTCATAACCACTATGCTCATCCACAAGATCATTACTTGGATAGTGCTGCCACTCAATAAAATCCTTGGCGCCACATAAAGCAGCCTCATTCAAGGTGCGCCCGGTTTCGGCATATCGCATCTGAATATTTGCTAGCGCTTGTGCGGCCAACCAGAGATTAGATTGAGTAAGCATATATATTTAATTACTCTGCAGCTTTACGCTTTTTAGGGCCGCAAGGATTTGCAGGGCCACATGGGTTAGCTGCTTTTTTCTTTGCAGGGCCGCAAGGATTTGCCGACTCTTTTTTAGGACCGCAGGGGTTCTTCTGCTCTGCGCCTGATGGATTAGCAGGGGCATCTGCTGAATGTGCCAATGGCGCAGCCGCCAAACCAGCTAAAGCCATTGCCAACGCAGCTACTGTTGATTTCTTAGACATAACTTTCCTTTTAATTGATTAAACCTGGGAACTAACCGGGCCTTTGGACTTCTTCTCCATCCAAGAACCCAAGATAAATACTCCGACGGCCGCAATAATCAAGCCAACATCGATTGATATACCGGATATGTGGAATACGTCAGGCAATGAATCTGCTTTTGCATATTCACCCAAAGTCGTCAAAAACTCGATGCTTGGATAGATGCCAGCAAACAATACGGTCCCTAACAATAAGCCAAGCAAAAATATGGCCGCATCAATGCGTCCAGACATCAAACCGACGACTGAGGTTCCAGGGCAATATCCACCAATTGCAAAGCCTGCACCAACAAATGCTCCACCAAGAGCGGCAGCGCCTAAAAATGCAGGTGGTACAAATAAATTAC includes the following:
- a CDS encoding DUF6691 family protein, which produces MSEILSGLLLGGAFGYVLERAGFGNPNKLTGQFRLTDWSVFKVMFTAIVFAAVGLLFLERVGYVDAGNLFVPPAFLGAAALGGAFVGAGFAIGGYCPGTSVVGLMSGRIDAAIFLLGLLLGTVLFAGIYPSIEFLTTLGEYAKADSLPDVFHISGISIDVGLIIAAVGVFILGSWMEKKSKGPVSSQV